A stretch of the Aggregicoccus sp. 17bor-14 genome encodes the following:
- a CDS encoding DUF3015 family protein translates to MRKFIGAVSAVVLLSSAVAVAAPYGTAGCGLGAVLLGDKPGAIQILAATLNGSFGSQTFGITTGTLNCGAAATDQVSQRTQVFVEANREVLAKDISRGQGETIVNLAAIAGCSNADAVGAALQSKFGTIFPSEQTPSTQVTESLLNTLKADKSLACSQLAG, encoded by the coding sequence ATGCGGAAGTTCATCGGCGCAGTGTCGGCGGTGGTGCTCCTGAGCAGCGCGGTGGCCGTGGCGGCCCCCTACGGCACTGCCGGCTGTGGTCTCGGCGCGGTCCTGCTCGGCGACAAGCCGGGTGCGATCCAGATCCTCGCCGCCACGCTCAACGGCAGCTTCGGCAGCCAGACCTTCGGCATCACCACCGGCACGCTGAACTGCGGCGCCGCGGCGACCGACCAGGTCTCCCAGCGCACCCAGGTGTTCGTGGAGGCCAACCGCGAGGTGCTGGCCAAGGACATCTCGCGCGGCCAGGGCGAGACCATCGTGAACCTGGCGGCCATCGCCGGCTGCAGCAACGCGGACGCCGTGGGCGCCGCGCTGCAGAGCAAGTTCGGGACCATCTTCCCGAGCGAGCAGACCCCCAGCACCCAGGTCACCGAGAGCCTGCTCAACACGCTGAAGGCGGACAAGTCGCTCGCCTGCAGCCAGCTGGCTGGCTAG
- the dapE gene encoding succinyl-diaminopimelate desuccinylase, with product MTTAAALAQRTLDLCRIASPIGQEGPLADHMERWALQHFAREQVVRHGHSLVVGRLEDPRPTVALVGHLDTVPAHPGDAPARLEGERVYGLGASDMKGGLAVMMALAEQLPRAELPVNLLLMLYEREEGPYLESGLGPLFEHVPQLSRVHFGIAMEPTDNVVQVGCVGSLHVTLRFSGRSAHSARPWQGENAIHKAGPLLAELLARPRVEVLHEGFAFYEVMSITRAEGGRARNVVPERFELNLNYRFAPGKSLEAAQEDVRRLVAGRAEVSFTDLAPSGRVCAQNPLYRQLLQLTGLPAASKQAWTDVARFSQFGVDAVNFGPGETAQAHQANESCSIPALAVAYEKLAAFLQRAA from the coding sequence GTGACGACCGCCGCCGCCCTCGCCCAGCGCACCCTGGACCTCTGCCGCATCGCGAGCCCCATCGGGCAGGAGGGGCCGCTCGCGGACCACATGGAGCGCTGGGCGCTGCAGCACTTCGCGCGCGAGCAGGTGGTGCGCCACGGCCACTCGCTCGTGGTGGGGCGGCTCGAGGACCCGCGCCCCACGGTGGCGCTCGTGGGCCACCTGGACACCGTGCCCGCGCACCCCGGGGACGCGCCCGCGCGGCTCGAGGGCGAGCGCGTGTACGGCCTGGGCGCGAGCGACATGAAGGGCGGGCTCGCGGTGATGATGGCGCTCGCCGAGCAGCTGCCCCGCGCGGAGCTGCCGGTGAACCTGCTCCTCATGCTCTACGAGCGCGAGGAGGGGCCCTACCTCGAGAGCGGCCTCGGCCCCCTCTTCGAGCACGTGCCGCAGCTCTCGCGCGTGCACTTCGGCATCGCGATGGAGCCCACGGACAACGTGGTGCAGGTGGGCTGCGTGGGCAGCCTCCACGTGACGCTGCGCTTCTCCGGCCGCAGCGCGCACTCCGCGCGGCCCTGGCAGGGCGAGAACGCCATCCACAAGGCGGGCCCGCTGCTCGCGGAGCTGCTCGCCCGGCCGCGCGTGGAGGTGCTCCACGAAGGCTTCGCCTTCTACGAGGTGATGAGCATCACCCGGGCCGAGGGCGGCCGCGCGCGCAACGTCGTGCCCGAGCGCTTCGAGCTCAACCTCAACTACCGCTTCGCTCCCGGCAAGAGCCTCGAGGCCGCGCAGGAGGACGTGCGCAGGCTCGTCGCCGGCCGGGCCGAGGTGAGCTTCACCGACCTCGCCCCGAGCGGCCGCGTCTGCGCGCAGAACCCGCTCTACCGCCAGCTGCTGCAGCTCACGGGGCTGCCGGCCGCGAGCAAGCAGGCCTGGACGGACGTGGCGCGCTTCAGCCAGTTCGGCGTGGACGCGGTGAACTTCGGCCCCGGCGAGACGGCGCAGGCCCACCAGGCGAACGAGAGCTGCAGCATCCCGGCGCTCGCGGTGGCGTACGAGAAGCTCGCCGCCTTCCTGCAGCGCGCCGCGTGA
- a CDS encoding alpha/beta hydrolase has product MGSPVVIVPGLDNSGPQHWQTLWVPRLPAGSVRVEQADWQQPELEAWVRTLDAAIARCAAPPVLVAHSLGCSTVVHWAARMSRPVKAALLVAPPDLARPDVLDVLRPFAPVPARPLPFPSVLVASSDDPYASLSASRELARAWGSRFVDAGAVGHLNTASGLGDWPQGWALLQGLG; this is encoded by the coding sequence ATGGGCTCGCCCGTCGTGATCGTCCCCGGCCTGGACAACTCCGGGCCGCAGCACTGGCAGACGCTGTGGGTGCCGCGCCTTCCCGCGGGCAGCGTGCGCGTGGAGCAGGCCGACTGGCAGCAGCCCGAGCTGGAGGCGTGGGTGAGGACGCTGGACGCGGCCATCGCCCGCTGCGCTGCGCCGCCCGTGCTCGTCGCGCACTCGCTCGGCTGCAGCACGGTGGTGCACTGGGCGGCGCGCATGAGCCGGCCGGTGAAGGCCGCACTGCTGGTGGCGCCGCCAGACCTGGCGCGGCCCGACGTGCTCGACGTGCTGCGCCCCTTCGCGCCCGTGCCCGCACGCCCGCTGCCCTTTCCTTCCGTGCTCGTCGCCTCGAGCGACGACCCCTACGCGAGCCTCTCCGCCTCGCGCGAGCTCGCGCGCGCGTGGGGCAGCCGCTTCGTGGACGCAGGGGCCGTGGGGCACCTCAACACGGCCTCGGGGCTGGGGGACTGGCCGCAGGGCTGGGCGCTGCTGCAGGGGCTCGGGTGA
- a CDS encoding RimK family alpha-L-glutamate ligase — MKPIAILHEHPDWFRPLFHTLERRRVPYVRLDASAHVYDPRERHVPYSLVFNRASPSAYLRGHSQSTFHTQHWLRHLRRLGVPVVNGARAYETELSKALQLELAEELNLPTPRARVFNHPSRALEAAAGLRFPVLVKANVGGSGAGIRAYGTEAELARAVEAGTLELGPDGTALLQELAPLQGGHITRVELLGGKFLYAINVYPAENSFNLCPADVCQTTDGAALARGACALDAPKNGMRVEAATPPPHVIWQAETLIRRAGIDVGGIEYLVDARDGQHYFYDVNALSNFVADPLRVVGFDPFERLVDFLVARAEGANPSDLDVGEAA; from the coding sequence ATGAAGCCCATCGCCATCCTCCACGAGCATCCCGACTGGTTCCGCCCGCTCTTCCACACGCTGGAGCGCCGCCGCGTCCCCTACGTGCGCCTGGACGCGAGCGCGCACGTGTACGACCCGCGCGAGCGCCACGTGCCCTACTCGCTCGTCTTCAACCGCGCGAGCCCCAGCGCCTACCTGCGCGGGCATTCACAGAGCACCTTCCACACGCAGCACTGGCTGCGCCACCTGCGGCGGCTCGGCGTGCCGGTGGTGAACGGCGCCCGCGCCTACGAGACGGAGCTGAGCAAGGCGCTGCAGCTCGAGCTCGCCGAGGAGCTGAACCTGCCCACCCCGCGCGCCCGCGTCTTCAACCATCCCTCGCGCGCACTCGAGGCGGCTGCCGGCCTGCGCTTCCCCGTGCTGGTGAAGGCGAACGTGGGCGGCAGCGGCGCGGGCATCCGCGCGTACGGGACCGAGGCCGAGCTCGCGCGCGCCGTGGAGGCGGGCACGCTGGAGCTGGGCCCGGATGGCACCGCGCTCTTGCAGGAGCTCGCACCCCTGCAGGGTGGCCACATCACGCGCGTGGAGCTGCTGGGCGGCAAGTTCCTCTACGCGATCAACGTCTACCCGGCCGAGAACTCCTTCAACCTCTGCCCCGCGGACGTGTGCCAGACCACCGACGGCGCGGCGCTCGCGCGCGGTGCGTGCGCGCTGGATGCGCCGAAGAACGGGATGCGCGTGGAGGCGGCGACGCCACCACCGCACGTCATCTGGCAGGCGGAGACGCTCATCCGCCGCGCTGGCATCGACGTGGGAGGCATCGAGTACCTCGTGGATGCGCGCGACGGGCAGCACTACTTCTACGACGTGAACGCGCTCTCCAACTTCGTCGCGGACCCGCTGCGAGTGGTGGGCTTCGACCCCTTCGAGCGGCTGGTGGACTTCCTCGTCGCGCGCGCCGAGGGCGCGAACCCGTCCGACCTCGACGTCGGGGAGGCGGCCTAG
- a CDS encoding LLM class flavin-dependent oxidoreductase, whose amino-acid sequence MRYGYWLPVFGGWLRNVQDEAMETSWAYVQRLARRSEVLGYDLTLIAELFMNDIKGIDAPSLDAWSTAAALAAVTERLELIVAVRPTFHSPALLAKQAANIDHISNGRLSLNVVSSWWQDEARRYGVHFEEHDDRYARTEDWLQVLDGVWKEPRFSHQGKYYRVDGTILEPKPLVRGYRRRPTLYAGGESEAAKRLISRACDAYVMHGDAPETVAAKIADMQRRRAEWKLPPLQFGMAAYTIVRPTEAEAKRELARITNVQEGSPGYQNYRDWVAHTKLESALSLQDYSVSNRGLRAGLVGTPDQVAERVLAFERAGVDLLLLQCSPQLEEMENFSREVMPRVRDARAAARYVPAA is encoded by the coding sequence ATGCGCTACGGATACTGGCTCCCCGTCTTCGGCGGCTGGCTGCGCAACGTGCAGGACGAGGCGATGGAGACCTCGTGGGCGTACGTGCAGCGGCTCGCGCGGCGCAGTGAGGTGCTCGGCTACGACCTCACGCTCATCGCCGAGCTCTTCATGAACGACATCAAGGGCATCGATGCGCCCAGTCTCGACGCGTGGAGCACCGCAGCGGCGCTCGCGGCGGTGACCGAGCGGCTCGAGCTGATTGTGGCGGTGCGGCCCACGTTCCACTCCCCCGCCCTGCTCGCGAAGCAGGCGGCGAACATCGACCACATCAGCAACGGGCGGCTCAGCCTCAACGTGGTGAGCAGCTGGTGGCAGGACGAGGCGCGCCGCTACGGCGTGCACTTCGAGGAGCACGACGACCGCTACGCGCGCACCGAGGACTGGCTGCAGGTGCTCGACGGCGTGTGGAAGGAGCCGCGCTTCAGCCACCAGGGCAAGTACTACCGGGTGGACGGGACCATCCTCGAGCCCAAGCCCCTGGTGCGCGGCTACCGCCGCCGGCCCACGCTGTACGCGGGCGGCGAGAGCGAGGCGGCGAAGAGGCTCATCAGCCGCGCCTGCGATGCGTACGTGATGCACGGGGACGCGCCGGAGACGGTGGCGGCGAAGATTGCGGACATGCAGCGCCGGCGCGCGGAGTGGAAGCTGCCGCCGCTGCAGTTCGGGATGGCGGCGTACACCATCGTGCGGCCCACCGAGGCCGAGGCGAAGCGGGAGCTCGCGCGCATCACGAACGTGCAGGAGGGCAGCCCGGGCTACCAGAACTACCGCGACTGGGTGGCGCACACGAAGCTGGAGAGCGCGCTCAGCCTGCAGGACTACTCGGTCTCCAACCGCGGCCTGCGGGCGGGGCTGGTGGGAACGCCGGACCAGGTGGCCGAGCGCGTGCTCGCCTTCGAGCGCGCGGGGGTGGACCTGCTGCTCCTGCAGTGCAGCCCCCAGCTGGAGGAGATGGAGAACTTCAGCCGCGAGGTGATGCCGCGGGTACGTGACGCGCGGGCGGCCGCCCGCTATGTCCCGGCTGCGTGA
- a CDS encoding Rdx family protein — translation MTARITISYCNSUGYKPRAARAAAVLKDALDVDAELKTGPSGSFEVSVDGRTVVRKAGLAFPTEQEVVDAVARALGP, via the coding sequence ATGACCGCCCGAATCACCATCTCCTACTGCAACTCCTGAGGCTACAAGCCCCGGGCCGCCCGTGCGGCGGCCGTACTGAAGGACGCGCTGGACGTGGACGCAGAGCTGAAGACGGGGCCCTCGGGCTCCTTCGAGGTGTCGGTGGACGGGCGCACCGTGGTGCGCAAGGCCGGCCTCGCCTTCCCCACCGAGCAGGAGGTGGTGGACGCGGTGGCCCGGGCCCTCGGCCCCTGA
- a CDS encoding DUF4105 domain-containing protein yields MSLPVLLLLSALASAAPPSPPPSPSASADVAVLQQRAHAQGLARQKQWLRLGHYVKSPGGRYQSEADGLEFFLAKGGKDDPAAELDATLAALFAPPVAGKEGQHAQCRFPARLLFLAQALAVDVTHLPRVECKDLVAFWKRLDPRSVTLVFSSYYLNNPASAFGHTFLRFNKVPEVSTGMRSELLDYGVDYAGVVDTSNALLYGLKGMTGLFPGRFNHYPYFYKVREYNEYESRDLWEYELALQPQELTMLVAHLWEVGGTYFDYFYLSENCSYRILAVLEAAAPRLPLLEHLRPYVLPSETVKVVHAQPGLVARVTYRPSIRSQFRARAAGLSGRELDLVEDVAREPTRPLPADLTPERQVAVLDAALDYVDLREAKVLVHGTSLEASQTKQHLLERRSQVLRPSPPLVIPPPYERQPQRGNPNQRLAVSAGTSSRDGAFALYRFRFALRDLADPHEGYPELAQIEFVNLQLRGGLTSPRFALDELTLVRILSLTALDRFDRAPSWTARVGLDRIRDGGCPGGPKKDCYAAGGEVGGGLAVTSFGGALTLFGLSEASLHAGPHLPGLFGTGLRPALGPHVGARLRLGTRATVVAGGRYQFFFEQPPGQKNGVRQGWSADATARLHLTPALGLELAAQRHADGEREGTLGALVYF; encoded by the coding sequence TTGTCTCTCCCCGTCCTGCTCCTGCTGAGCGCGCTCGCGAGCGCCGCGCCGCCGTCTCCCCCTCCGTCCCCCAGCGCCAGTGCCGATGTGGCCGTGCTCCAGCAGCGCGCGCACGCGCAGGGGCTCGCGCGGCAGAAGCAGTGGCTGCGGCTCGGGCACTACGTGAAGAGCCCCGGCGGCCGCTACCAGTCGGAGGCGGACGGGCTCGAGTTCTTCCTCGCCAAGGGCGGCAAGGACGACCCGGCGGCGGAGCTGGACGCCACGCTCGCCGCGCTCTTCGCGCCGCCCGTGGCCGGGAAAGAGGGCCAGCACGCCCAGTGCCGCTTCCCGGCGCGCCTGCTCTTCCTCGCCCAGGCGCTCGCGGTGGACGTCACGCACCTGCCGCGGGTGGAGTGCAAGGACCTGGTCGCGTTCTGGAAGCGGCTGGACCCGCGCTCGGTGACGCTGGTCTTCAGCAGCTACTACCTGAACAACCCGGCCTCCGCCTTCGGCCACACCTTCCTGCGCTTCAACAAGGTGCCCGAGGTGAGCACCGGGATGCGCTCGGAGCTGCTGGACTACGGCGTGGACTACGCGGGCGTGGTCGACACGAGCAACGCGCTGCTCTACGGCCTCAAGGGGATGACCGGCCTGTTCCCCGGCCGCTTCAACCACTACCCGTACTTCTACAAGGTGCGCGAGTACAACGAGTACGAGAGCCGCGACCTGTGGGAGTACGAGCTCGCGCTGCAGCCGCAGGAGCTCACGATGCTGGTCGCCCACCTGTGGGAGGTGGGCGGCACCTACTTCGACTACTTCTACCTGAGCGAGAACTGCTCCTACCGCATCCTCGCGGTGCTCGAGGCCGCGGCGCCGCGCCTGCCGCTGCTCGAGCACCTGCGCCCCTACGTGCTGCCGAGCGAGACGGTGAAGGTGGTGCACGCGCAGCCGGGCCTCGTCGCGCGCGTGACCTACCGCCCCTCCATCCGCAGCCAGTTCCGCGCGCGCGCGGCCGGGCTCAGCGGCCGCGAGCTGGACCTGGTGGAGGACGTCGCGCGCGAGCCCACGCGCCCGCTGCCCGCGGACCTCACCCCCGAGCGCCAGGTGGCGGTGCTGGACGCGGCGCTGGACTACGTGGACCTGCGCGAGGCGAAGGTGCTCGTGCACGGCACCAGCCTCGAGGCGAGCCAGACGAAGCAGCACCTGCTGGAGCGGCGCAGCCAGGTGCTGCGCCCCAGCCCGCCGCTCGTCATCCCGCCGCCCTACGAGCGCCAGCCCCAGCGCGGCAACCCGAACCAGCGGCTCGCGGTGAGCGCGGGCACGAGCAGCCGCGACGGCGCGTTCGCGCTCTACCGCTTCCGCTTCGCGCTGCGCGACCTCGCGGACCCGCACGAGGGCTACCCCGAGCTCGCGCAGATCGAGTTCGTGAACCTGCAGCTGCGCGGCGGCCTCACCAGCCCGCGCTTCGCGCTGGACGAGCTCACGCTGGTGCGCATCCTCAGCCTCACCGCGCTGGACCGCTTCGACCGCGCGCCGAGCTGGACCGCGCGCGTGGGGCTGGACCGCATCCGCGATGGCGGCTGCCCGGGCGGCCCCAAGAAGGACTGCTACGCGGCCGGCGGCGAGGTGGGCGGCGGGCTCGCCGTGACCTCCTTCGGCGGCGCGCTCACGCTCTTCGGCCTGAGCGAGGCGAGCCTGCACGCGGGGCCGCACCTCCCCGGGCTCTTCGGCACGGGGCTGCGCCCGGCGCTGGGGCCGCACGTGGGCGCGCGGCTGCGGCTGGGCACGCGCGCGACCGTGGTCGCCGGCGGGCGCTACCAGTTCTTCTTCGAGCAGCCGCCGGGACAGAAGAACGGCGTGCGCCAGGGCTGGAGCGCGGACGCCACCGCGCGCCTGCACCTCACGCCCGCCCTCGGGCTCGAGCTCGCGGCGCAGCGCCACGCGGACGGCGAGCGCGAGGGCACGCTGGGCGCGCTCGTGTACTTCTAG
- a CDS encoding 2,3,4,5-tetrahydropyridine-2,6-dicarboxylate N-succinyltransferase has translation METPQNLEKLQAQVSAAFADRALLKDAGHAQAVRDTLALLDAGSLRVAEKDATTGTWRTHAWVKEAILLFFALSEMKVMEVGPFEFHDKVPLKKGLEAAGVRVVPPGVVRYGAHVERGAVVMPGYVNIGARVGAGTMVDTWATVGSCAQVGKGVHLSGGVGLGGVLEPPAASPVIIEDGAFVGSRCIVVEGVVVEEEAVLGANVVLTASTQIIDVTGPEEKVYKGRVPARSVVIPGMREKQFPAGRFSVPCALIIGQRTKSTDQKTSLNAALRDFAVAV, from the coding sequence ATGGAGACACCCCAGAACCTCGAGAAGCTGCAGGCCCAGGTGAGCGCGGCGTTCGCGGACCGCGCGCTGCTCAAGGACGCAGGCCACGCCCAGGCGGTGCGCGACACGCTCGCGCTGCTGGACGCGGGGAGCCTGCGCGTCGCCGAGAAGGACGCGACCACCGGCACCTGGCGCACGCACGCGTGGGTGAAGGAGGCCATCCTGCTCTTCTTCGCGCTGAGCGAGATGAAGGTGATGGAGGTGGGCCCCTTCGAGTTCCACGACAAGGTGCCCCTGAAGAAGGGGCTCGAGGCGGCCGGCGTGCGCGTGGTGCCGCCGGGCGTGGTGCGCTACGGCGCGCACGTGGAGCGCGGCGCGGTGGTGATGCCCGGCTACGTGAACATCGGGGCGCGCGTGGGCGCGGGCACCATGGTGGACACCTGGGCCACCGTGGGCTCCTGCGCGCAGGTGGGCAAGGGCGTGCACCTGTCCGGCGGCGTGGGGCTGGGCGGCGTGCTCGAGCCACCCGCCGCGAGCCCCGTCATCATCGAGGACGGCGCCTTCGTGGGCAGCCGCTGCATCGTGGTGGAGGGCGTGGTGGTGGAGGAGGAGGCCGTGCTGGGGGCCAACGTGGTGCTCACCGCCTCCACCCAGATCATCGACGTCACCGGCCCCGAGGAGAAGGTCTACAAGGGCCGGGTCCCGGCGCGCAGCGTGGTCATCCCCGGCATGCGCGAGAAGCAGTTCCCCGCCGGGCGCTTCAGCGTGCCCTGCGCGCTCATCATCGGGCAGCGCACGAAGAGCACCGACCAGAAGACCAGCCTCAACGCCGCCCTGCGCGACTTCGCCGTCGCGGTGTAG
- a CDS encoding cupin domain-containing protein, with translation MSEPHPEHLEDLLPDLALGTLPAHAQARAEAHLARCAGCRAELARLRLAVGALAPAVAPPPPVLEGLLAEMQGPERLAYHAGRVAQLFDLDEARARALLRTLSDPAAWQPGPTPDVDVVPVETGPARAGMLAAFARMRAGSRYPRHTHHGREWTLVLEGGMREETGEETWPGETFEQADGTTHAFSILPDVDCLAAALFEGHTTFDEPVPGR, from the coding sequence ATGAGCGAGCCCCACCCCGAACACCTCGAAGACCTCCTCCCGGACCTCGCGCTGGGGACGCTCCCGGCGCACGCGCAGGCGCGTGCCGAGGCGCACCTCGCGCGCTGCGCCGGCTGCCGCGCGGAGCTCGCGCGCCTGCGCCTCGCGGTGGGCGCGCTGGCGCCCGCGGTCGCCCCGCCGCCGCCGGTGCTCGAAGGGCTCCTCGCCGAGATGCAGGGGCCGGAGCGCCTCGCGTACCACGCCGGCCGCGTGGCGCAGCTCTTCGACCTGGACGAGGCGCGCGCCCGCGCGCTGCTGCGCACCCTGAGCGACCCCGCCGCCTGGCAGCCCGGCCCCACGCCGGACGTGGACGTGGTGCCGGTGGAGACGGGCCCCGCGCGCGCCGGGATGCTCGCGGCCTTCGCCCGCATGCGCGCCGGCAGCCGCTACCCGCGCCACACCCACCACGGCCGCGAGTGGACGCTGGTGCTGGAGGGCGGGATGCGCGAGGAGACCGGCGAGGAGACCTGGCCCGGCGAGACCTTCGAGCAGGCGGACGGCACCACCCACGCCTTCAGCATCCTGCCGGACGTGGACTGCCTCGCCGCCGCGCTCTTCGAGGGCCACACGACCTTCGACGAGCCGGTGCCCGGGCGCTAG
- a CDS encoding DUF3014 domain-containing protein yields the protein MTDLHGPPPPGSHPPPFQPPPVHHPRWPIFLALGLAVLLGVAAWYFFLRAPKLPDVNVPQVPVADAGPAAPAPASLSGTDPHVREVVGQLSKDPDFTRWLMAEDLVRRFVSAVTAIGNGESPRTQLPFMAPQGPFKVTSKRGGKVVIAPESFSRYDPVARAVTSVDTQSVNRVYQELKPLLDSAYGEIAPPGNTFEQALAGAIGKLVAVPVPDGDIQVKAKGAMYTFADEDMEARSASEKHLLRMGPENQRKVQVKLAELAGALGLPLPAGVDGGAAVQPDAGAADAGTVDAGG from the coding sequence ATGACCGACCTGCACGGCCCCCCGCCCCCCGGCTCGCATCCGCCTCCCTTCCAGCCGCCGCCGGTGCACCACCCGCGCTGGCCCATCTTCCTCGCGCTGGGGCTCGCCGTGCTGCTGGGCGTGGCCGCCTGGTACTTCTTCCTGCGCGCGCCGAAGCTGCCGGACGTGAACGTGCCCCAGGTGCCCGTCGCCGACGCGGGCCCCGCGGCGCCCGCGCCCGCCTCGCTCTCCGGCACCGACCCGCACGTGCGCGAGGTGGTGGGCCAGCTGTCCAAGGACCCTGACTTCACCCGCTGGCTCATGGCCGAGGACCTGGTGCGCCGCTTCGTCTCCGCGGTGACGGCCATCGGCAACGGCGAGAGCCCCCGCACGCAGCTGCCCTTCATGGCGCCCCAGGGCCCCTTCAAGGTGACCTCGAAGCGCGGCGGCAAGGTCGTCATCGCGCCGGAGAGCTTCAGCCGCTACGACCCCGTGGCGCGTGCCGTGACCTCCGTGGACACGCAGAGCGTGAACCGCGTGTACCAGGAGCTCAAGCCGCTGCTGGACTCCGCGTACGGTGAGATTGCCCCGCCCGGAAACACCTTCGAGCAGGCGCTGGCCGGCGCCATCGGGAAGCTCGTCGCCGTGCCCGTGCCGGACGGGGACATCCAGGTGAAGGCGAAGGGCGCCATGTACACCTTCGCGGACGAGGACATGGAGGCGCGCAGCGCGAGCGAGAAGCACCTGCTGCGCATGGGGCCGGAGAACCAGCGCAAGGTGCAGGTGAAGCTTGCGGAGCTGGCCGGGGCGCTGGGGCTGCCGCTGCCTGCGGGCGTGGACGGCGGCGCGGCGGTGCAGCCGGATGCGGGCGCGGCGGACGCGGGTACCGTGGACGCTGGAGGGTAG
- a CDS encoding flavodoxin family protein produces the protein MSTSPAADRHFLFLLSSARAEGNTELLARRAAASLPASVKQTWVSLDALGLPPFLDLRHTPGGYPPLTEPLSGLYRQTVAATDLVFVAPTYWYSLPTSAKLYLDHWSGMFRVPGLDFRAKMVGRTLWLVTVNSDDPGVDEGSAPLVQTLRLTADYMKMRFGGAVVGHGSRPGDVLQDAAALAQAEALFVRGPASAAA, from the coding sequence ATGTCCACCTCTCCTGCCGCCGACCGCCACTTCCTCTTCCTGCTCTCCAGCGCCCGCGCCGAGGGCAACACCGAGCTGCTCGCGCGCCGCGCCGCCGCGAGCCTCCCCGCCTCGGTGAAGCAGACCTGGGTGAGCCTCGATGCACTCGGGCTCCCGCCCTTCCTGGACCTGCGCCACACGCCGGGCGGCTACCCGCCGCTCACCGAGCCCCTCTCCGGTCTCTACCGCCAGACGGTGGCCGCGACGGACCTGGTCTTCGTCGCGCCCACCTACTGGTACAGCCTGCCCACCTCCGCGAAGCTGTACCTCGACCACTGGTCGGGGATGTTCCGGGTCCCGGGTCTCGACTTCCGCGCGAAGATGGTGGGCCGCACGCTGTGGCTCGTCACGGTGAACTCGGACGACCCGGGCGTGGACGAGGGCAGCGCGCCGCTGGTGCAGACGCTGCGGCTCACGGCGGACTACATGAAGATGCGCTTCGGAGGCGCGGTGGTGGGCCACGGCTCGCGCCCCGGCGACGTGCTGCAGGACGCGGCCGCGCTCGCGCAGGCGGAGGCGCTGTTCGTGCGAGGGCCCGCGAGCGCGGCCGCTTGA
- a CDS encoding DMT family transporter, with protein MNTALLTLLALLGFAANSLLCRAALSGGAARSIDAASFTLVRLVAGALVLALLVRMRRQRERGQKGTWRSALALFAYAAGFSLAYVRIGAGVGALLLFGLVQLTMLTAGLVRGERPRALEWVGLAVALAGLLGLTLPGASAPDAVGALLMAGAGVAWGVYSLRGRGSTDPLAATAGNFLRGVPFALALWLLALPFAGAPHATVKGLVLAAASGVLASGVGYSLWYAALPHLSSARAAIVQLSVPVLAAAGAVLLLHEPLTQRLVLGGAGLLLGVLVSLRAKTVPSPPGRGKG; from the coding sequence GTGAACACCGCCCTGCTCACCCTGCTCGCCCTCCTGGGCTTTGCCGCGAACTCGCTGTTGTGCCGCGCTGCCCTCTCGGGCGGCGCGGCTCGCAGCATCGATGCGGCGAGCTTCACGCTGGTGCGGCTGGTGGCGGGGGCGTTGGTCCTCGCGCTGCTGGTGCGGATGCGCCGGCAGCGCGAGCGGGGGCAGAAGGGCACGTGGCGCTCGGCGCTCGCGCTCTTCGCGTACGCGGCGGGCTTCAGCCTCGCGTACGTGCGCATCGGCGCGGGGGTGGGGGCGCTGCTGCTCTTCGGCCTCGTGCAGCTCACCATGCTCACGGCGGGGCTCGTGCGCGGGGAGCGGCCGCGGGCGCTCGAGTGGGTGGGGCTCGCGGTGGCGCTGGCGGGATTGCTCGGCCTCACGCTTCCGGGCGCGAGCGCTCCGGACGCAGTGGGTGCACTGCTGATGGCGGGGGCCGGCGTGGCGTGGGGCGTGTACAGCCTGCGCGGGCGCGGAAGCACGGATCCGCTCGCGGCGACGGCGGGGAACTTCCTGCGCGGCGTGCCCTTCGCGCTCGCGCTGTGGCTGCTCGCCCTGCCCTTCGCGGGTGCGCCGCACGCGACGGTCAAGGGGCTGGTGCTCGCGGCGGCCTCGGGCGTGCTCGCCTCAGGTGTCGGCTACAGCCTCTGGTACGCGGCGCTTCCGCACCTGAGCAGTGCGCGCGCGGCGATCGTGCAACTGAGCGTGCCGGTGCTCGCAGCGGCGGGAGCCGTGCTGCTCCTGCACGAGCCCCTCACCCAGCGCCTCGTGCTGGGCGGAGCAGGCCTTCTCCTCGGAGTCCTCGTGTCCCTGAGAGCGAAGACTGTCCCCTCTCCCCCTGGGAGAGGGAAAGGGTGA